A part of Aspergillus flavus chromosome 5, complete sequence genomic DNA contains:
- a CDS encoding glyoxylate/hydroxypyruvate reductase (NAD-dependent formate dehydrogenase AciA/Fdh) — translation MGKILMVLYDGGEHAKQQPGLLGTTENELGLRKWLEEQGHTLVTTSDKEGENSTFDKELVDAEVIITTPFHPGYLTAERLAKAKNLKIAVTAGVGSDHVDLNAANKTNGGITVAEVTGCNVTSVAEHVVMTILTLVRNFVPAHEQITRGEWDVAAVAKNEFDLEGKVVGTVAVGRIGERVLRRLKPFDCKELLYYDYQPLSPEVEKEIGCRRVDTLEEMLAQCDVVTINCPLHEKTRGLFNKDLISKMKKGSWLVNTARGAIVVKEDVAEAVKSGHLRGYGGDVWYPQPAPKDHPLRYVQGPWGGGNAMVPHMSGTSIDAQIRYAQGTKAILESYFSGRHDYKNEDLIVRGGDYVTKAYGQRNKA, via the exons ATG GGTAAAATTCTTATGGTTCTCTATGAC GGTGGCGAGCACGCCAAGCAACAGCCCGGTCTCTTGGGTACCACCGAGAATGAGCTCGGATTGAGGAAGTGGTTAGAGGAACAGGGACACACTCTCGTCACTACCTCTGATAAGGAGGGTGAGAACTCCACCTTCGACAAGGAACTCGTTGACGCCGAAgtcatcatcaccacacc CTTCCACCCCGGCTATCTTACCGCTGAGCGCCTGGCCAAGGCCAAAAACCTCAAGATCGCAGTCACTGCTGGTGTCGGATCGGATCACGTTGACCTGAACGCCGCCAACAAGACTAATGGCGGTATCACTGTCGCTGAAGTAACTGGCTGTAATGTCACCTCTGTTGCGGAACACGTTGTCATGACCATCCTTACTCTGGTCCGTAACTTTGTCCCCGCTCACGAGCAGATCACCCGCGGTGAGTGGGACGTTGCCGCTGTCGCTAAGAATGAATTCGATTTGGAGGGCAAGGTCGTCGGAACCGTTGCTGTCGGCCGTATTGGTGAGCGTGTCCTTCGTCGCCTCAAGCCATTTGACTGCAAGGAGCTTCTCTACTACGACTACCAGCCCCTTAGTCCCGAGGTTGAGAAGGAAATCGGCTGCCGTCGTGTTGACACCCTCGAGGAGATGCTTGCTCAGTGTGACGTTGTTACCATCAACTGCCCCCTGCACGAGAAGACCCGTGGCTTGTTCAACAAGGACCTGATctccaagatgaagaagg GCTCATGGCTCGTTAACACTGCCCGTGGTGCTATTGTCGTTaaggaggatgttgctgaAGCTGTCAAGTCTGGCCACTTGAGAGGCTATGGTGGTGATGTCTGGTATCCCCAGCCCGCCCCCAAGGACCACCCACTCCGCTACGTGCAGGGCCCATGGGGCGGTGGCAACGCCATGGTTCCTCACATGTCTGGTACCTCGATCGACGCACAGATCCGTTACGCTCAAGGCACCAAGGCTATTCTCGAGAGCTACTTCTCTGGCCGTCATGACTACAAGAACGAGGATCTCATTGTTCGCGGCGGTGATTACGTTACTAAGGCCTACGGCCAGAGGAACAAGGCTTAG